Proteins co-encoded in one Phalacrocorax carbo chromosome 5, bPhaCar2.1, whole genome shotgun sequence genomic window:
- the IGSF22 gene encoding LOW QUALITY PROTEIN: immunoglobulin superfamily member 22 (The sequence of the model RefSeq protein was modified relative to this genomic sequence to represent the inferred CDS: inserted 6 bases in 4 codons; substituted 2 bases at 2 genomic stop codons) codes for MGTRPDYPVIEESVLELFAAHSITVKAKHTASIKVPKVICFKDGVEVTEEEKVALGTKLLIDPNADPPSVKEELVHELLQELDPYKTMGPDAIHPRVLRELADITARPLFIIFEKSWRTGDAPEDWRKANVTPIYKKGLREDLVPSVQTQVFQPEVVDVREEDVTITWNFPAQDGGSQVQGYIIEKRKXSSLCVSVTKKPVQGTRFKVDCFLEDTEXEFCVIAVNLAGTGLLSMRSTSXIAKDSIKPPGLLKVVDFSDSSVSLAWQEPXPGDALSGHILEMXAEDTKKWTKCTKIPISSTTYTVGGLQEGXICFLTRAVNEAGGREVAELQEGILAMPPSGKTCSICPAETPIYQLILSCVFKISLIL; via the exons ATTATCCTGTTATTGAAGAATCTGTCCTCGAGCTTTTTGCTGCACACAGCATTACTGTGAAGGCTAAGCATACAGCAAGCATCAAGGTGCCCAAAGTCATATGTTTCAAAGATGGTGTTGAGGtgacagaggaggagaaagtg gctttgggaacgaaattgcTGATTGATCCAAATgccgacccaccatcagtgaaggaagagttagtacatgaattactacaggagcttgacccctacaaaacaatgggccctgacgccatccacccgagggtgttgagagagctggctgacatcaccGCAAGGCCACTCttcataatctttgagaagtcctggagaacgggggatgccccagaggactggaggaaggcaaatgttacccctatctacaagaaaggcttgagggaggatctgg ttccttctgtgCAGACCCAGGTGTTTCAGCCTGAAGTTGTAGATGTCAGAGAAGAAGATGTCACCATCACCTGGAACTTCCCAGCCCAGGATGGAGGCTCCCAAGTGCAAGGTTACAtcatagaaaaaagaa gcagcagtctTTGTGTCTCAGTCACCAAGAAGCCAGTCCAAG GTACCAGATTCAAAGTGGATTGTTTTCTGGAGGATACAGA TGAGTTCTGTGTGATAGCTGTGAACCTTGCAGGCACTGGACTTCTCAGCATGCGCTCAACCTC CATTGCAAAGGATTCCATCA AGCCTCCAGGACTGCTGAAGGTGGTGGATTTCTCCGACTCCAGCGTTTCCTTAGCATGGCAGGAAC GACCAGGAGATGCGCTGTCAGGACACATACTAGAGATGTGAGCTGAGGACACCAAGAAATGGACAAAATGCACCAAGATCCCTATCTCTAGTACCACTTACACTGTGGGAGGCTTGCAGGAGGGATGAATCTGCTTCTTAACCCGAGCTGTGAATGAAGCTGGGGGGAGAGAAGTAGCAGAGTTACAGGAAGGAATTCTAGCAATGCCACCTTCAGGTAAGACATGCAGTATCTGTCCAGCTGAAACTCCCATCTATCAGCTGATActttcttgtgtttttaaaatatccctCATTTTGTAG